Genomic segment of Thermovirga sp.:
CGATCCCACGCTCATTTCGTCACCTCCGACGGATAACCTCTCCTATGCCGCCTTTGCTCTTACTCTCTTTTAGCATCGTTCCACAGGGCTTCCAGCTCCTCAAGCGTAAAATAAGACCAGGGCTTTCCACTGCGTTCGACCCTCTCTTCCATGAATCGGAGACGAGATTCAAATTTCCTGTTCGCCCTCTGGAGGCTGAACTCGGCCTCGATTTTTAAATGCCTTGAGAGGTTCACCAGGGCGAAGAAAAGATCACCGATCTCTTCCTCGATATGATCCCTGTCGCCGGAGACCATCGCCTCCTTGAGCTCTGCCATCTCTTCATTTATCTTATCAATAATCGGCCCGAGGTCACCCTCTTCCCAATCAAAACCCACCTTGGC
This window contains:
- the mazG gene encoding nucleoside triphosphate pyrophosphohydrolase; this translates as GDLLLQVVFVAQVCMEEGLFDLADSIRCLNEKLVRRHPHVFGGEMIETGFVVSRNWDLIKQGERRGKREDSSLFAGIPPSLPALIKSRQIQDRAAKVGFDWEEGDLGPIIDKINEEMAELKEAMVSGDRDHIEEEIGDLFFALVNLSRHLKIEAEFSLQRANRKFESRLRFMEERVERSGKPWSYFTLEELEALWNDAKRE